In Phycodurus eques isolate BA_2022a chromosome 23, UOR_Pequ_1.1, whole genome shotgun sequence, a genomic segment contains:
- the si:dkeyp-74b6.2 gene encoding cerebellin-1, producing the protein MTLLQPPWPRLAIFAGLLLVTRWAPPGVRCQNDTEPIVLEGKCLVVCDSTPSAEPSGNSLGMSVRSGTGRVAFSAIRNTNHEPSEMSNHTMTIYFDQILVNVGSHFDPARSFFVAPRKGVYSFNFHVVKVYNRQTIQVSLVLNGWPVITAFAGDQDVTREAATNAGLVMMERGDKAYLKLERGNLMGGWKYSTFSGFLVFPL; encoded by the exons ATGACGCTCCTTCAGCCTCCTTGGCCCCGCCTCGCCATCTTTGCCGGACTGCTGCTGGTCACCCGTTGGGCACCCCCGGGGGTCCGCTGCCAGAATGACACGGAGCCGATCGTGTTGGAGGGCAAATGTCTGGTGGTGTGCGACTCCACCCCCTCCGCCGAGCCGTCTGGAAACTCGCTGGGAATGTCGGTGAGGTCGGGAACGGGCAGGGTGGCGTTCTCGGCCATCCGCAACACCAACCACGAGCCCTCAGAGATGAGCAACCACACCATGACCATCTACTTTGACCAG ATCTTGGTGAATGTCGGTAGCCATTTTGATCCCGCCAGGAGCTTCTTTGTGGCGCCGAGAAAGGGAGTCTACAGTTTCAACTTCCACGTGGTCAAAGTCTACAACAGGCAGACGATACAG GTGAGTCTGGTTCTCAACGGCTGGCCGGTGATCACGGCCTTCGCGGGCGACCAGGATGTGACCAGGGAAGCTGCCACCAACGCTGGCCTGGTGATGATGGAAAGGGGGGACAAGGCGTACCTCAAACTGGAGCGGGGCAACCTGATGGGAGGGTGGAAGTATTCCACTTTCTCCGGATTTCTGGTCTTCCCCTTATAA